A section of the Chryseobacterium scophthalmum genome encodes:
- the rpmI gene encoding 50S ribosomal protein L35 gives MPKLKTKSGAKKRFALTGTGKIKRKNAYKSHILTKKETKQKRNLTTTSYVAKVDTKSVQRQLAIK, from the coding sequence ATCAGGTGCTAAGAAACGTTTTGCTCTTACCGGAACTGGTAAAATCAAAAGAAAAAACGCTTACAAAAGCCACATCTTAACTAAAAAAGAAACTAAGCAGAAGAGAAATCTTACTACTACTTCTTATGTAGCTAAAGTGGATACTAAAAGCGTTCAACGTCAATTAGCAATTAAGTAG